Proteins encoded in a region of the Halorussus sp. MSC15.2 genome:
- a CDS encoding digeranylgeranylglycerophospholipid reductase produces the protein MTEQFDVAIAGAGPAGAQCARDLAERGYDVVVLETESEDEFPAQSNKSTAGTFPSMMGAFGIPDDVVMNYTDDVVLESPNEHFVRHQPGAVLEFADFKNFLVEDGRESGAEYWFDARVSNPVMDDGEIVGVQYDGQNEVYADVVVDATGPAAPLAKKLGVTDLERKNQAIGVEYELEGIDVDAEGYADLTDAMMLRLDHDLAPGGYSWIFHTGGDTAKVGLCYIQNEAHRDYAKDGMGIDDYLQYWLDSDPRFENAERIEGKQHRGSAHIQMPSGFTTDNFMAIGDTVPTVDPLWGEGIYTCMKSGRAAAVTADRCFMASDRDTSAERLSIYDDLWHERVAPKMRTRLLMTRLLYLASNERYDTLMRDLNRFDDDVLNAANEGDLRAVSKLIHLGDAPLLARFFRERLME, from the coding sequence ATGACTGAGCAGTTCGACGTGGCGATTGCGGGTGCCGGTCCGGCGGGCGCGCAGTGCGCCCGAGACTTGGCCGAGCGCGGGTACGACGTGGTCGTCCTCGAAACCGAGTCGGAGGACGAGTTCCCGGCCCAGAGCAACAAGTCCACCGCCGGGACGTTCCCGTCGATGATGGGCGCGTTCGGGATTCCCGACGACGTGGTAATGAACTACACCGACGACGTCGTTCTGGAGTCGCCGAACGAGCACTTCGTCCGGCACCAACCCGGGGCCGTCTTGGAGTTCGCCGACTTCAAGAACTTCCTCGTCGAGGACGGCCGCGAGAGCGGCGCGGAGTACTGGTTCGACGCCCGCGTCTCGAACCCCGTGATGGACGACGGCGAGATAGTCGGCGTGCAGTACGACGGCCAGAACGAAGTGTACGCCGACGTCGTCGTGGACGCGACCGGACCGGCCGCACCGCTGGCCAAGAAACTCGGCGTTACTGACCTCGAACGTAAGAATCAGGCCATCGGCGTCGAGTACGAACTCGAAGGCATCGACGTGGACGCCGAGGGGTACGCCGACCTCACCGACGCGATGATGCTGCGTCTCGACCACGACCTCGCGCCCGGCGGCTACTCGTGGATATTCCACACGGGCGGGGACACCGCGAAGGTCGGTCTCTGTTACATCCAGAACGAGGCCCACCGCGACTACGCGAAGGACGGGATGGGCATCGACGACTACCTCCAATACTGGCTCGACAGCGACCCGCGGTTCGAGAACGCCGAGCGCATCGAGGGCAAACAGCACCGCGGGTCGGCCCACATCCAGATGCCCAGCGGCTTCACCACGGACAACTTCATGGCCATCGGCGACACGGTGCCGACGGTCGACCCGCTCTGGGGCGAGGGCATCTACACCTGCATGAAGTCGGGTCGAGCGGCGGCCGTCACCGCCGACCGGTGTTTCATGGCCAGCGACCGCGACACCTCCGCGGAACGGCTGTCCATCTACGACGACCTCTGGCACGAGCGCGTCGCCCCGAAGATGCGGACGCGCCTGCTGATGACCCGACTGCTGTATCTGGCGTCGAACGAGCGCTACGACACGCTCATGCGGGACCTAAACCGGTTCGACGACGACGTGCTGAACGCCGCCAACGAGGGCGACCTCCGAGCCGTTTCGAAGCTCATCCACCTCGGAGACGCGCCGCTATTGGCTCGCTTCTTCCGGGAACGGTTGATGGAATAG
- a CDS encoding alpha/beta fold hydrolase produces MPYADNDGVSLYYETTDPADSPDSDGSQEERGRDAETVALVEGLGYGRWMWRWQRDRLAAEGYQVVVWDNRGTGDSDEPDGPYTVEEMASDLDAVLEAVGAERAHVVGASMGGMIAQQYALDYDRAASLGLLCTSHGGDEAVEIPEETQARMFSVPEDADEREAIRHKMKPAMTDAFWEENDDLISDIVDWRLAGDASDAARDAQAAGVVAFDSSDRLGDVDVPALVAHGTDDRVLPVENADLLYERLPSAELARFEGGSHLFFIEQAETVNDRLAEFLADV; encoded by the coding sequence ATGCCTTACGCGGACAACGACGGGGTCTCGCTCTACTACGAGACCACCGACCCGGCCGACAGTCCCGACTCGGACGGGAGTCAGGAGGAGCGCGGGCGTGACGCCGAAACCGTCGCGCTCGTGGAGGGACTGGGTTACGGTCGGTGGATGTGGCGCTGGCAGCGCGACCGACTCGCAGCGGAGGGCTACCAGGTCGTGGTCTGGGACAACCGCGGCACCGGTGACTCCGACGAACCCGACGGGCCGTACACCGTCGAGGAGATGGCGAGCGACCTCGACGCGGTCCTCGAGGCGGTCGGCGCGGAGCGCGCCCACGTCGTCGGCGCGAGCATGGGCGGGATGATAGCCCAGCAGTACGCGCTCGACTACGACCGGGCGGCGTCGCTCGGTCTGCTCTGCACCAGCCACGGCGGCGATGAGGCGGTCGAGATTCCCGAGGAGACGCAGGCTCGGATGTTCTCGGTGCCCGAGGACGCGGACGAACGCGAGGCCATCCGCCACAAGATGAAACCCGCGATGACCGACGCGTTCTGGGAGGAGAACGACGACCTGATTTCGGACATCGTGGACTGGCGGTTGGCGGGCGATGCGAGCGACGCCGCCCGCGACGCGCAGGCCGCCGGGGTCGTGGCGTTCGATTCGAGCGACCGACTCGGCGACGTGGACGTACCCGCACTCGTCGCCCACGGTACCGACGACCGGGTGCTTCCCGTCGAGAACGCCGACCTGCTGTACGAGCGACTGCCGAGCGCCGAACTCGCCCGGTTCGAGGGCGGGTCGCACCTCTTTTTCATCGAACAGGCCGAGACCGTCAACGACCGCCTCGCGGAGTTCCTCGCCGATGTTTAG
- a CDS encoding MaoC family dehydratase, protein MPVATPNDTAEATLTVTEDTIDAYADLTGDDNPIHRDEAYAAETFFGGRVAHGMLSAGVVSAALADLPGDIVYLSQDVDFENPVRPGQTVTATVTVEEELGDDRLRVETVAETEDERVLSGEAVVLSLPHE, encoded by the coding sequence ATGCCAGTCGCAACGCCGAACGACACCGCAGAAGCCACCCTGACGGTCACCGAAGACACCATCGACGCCTACGCCGACCTGACGGGCGACGACAACCCAATCCACCGCGACGAGGCGTACGCCGCCGAGACGTTCTTCGGCGGCCGGGTCGCCCACGGGATGCTCTCGGCGGGCGTCGTCAGCGCGGCGCTCGCGGACCTGCCGGGCGACATCGTCTACCTCTCGCAGGATGTGGACTTCGAGAACCCGGTTCGACCGGGACAGACCGTGACCGCGACGGTGACCGTCGAGGAGGAGTTGGGCGACGATAGGCTTCGGGTCGAGACGGTGGCGGAGACCGAAGACGAGCGAGTTCTCTCGGGCGAGGCCGTCGTACTGTCGCTCCCGCACGAGTAG
- the proS gene encoding proline--tRNA ligase: MSDDEQELGITERKEYNPGDWYAEVVQKAELADYAPMGGFIVTRPRGYALWEGVQDHLDKWFKQTGAQNAYFPALIPESYLERESDIVEGFDPEVAWVTHGGHDELEERLAFRPTSESIITPFMSNWVRSHRDLPLRLNQWCSVIRWEATETKPFFRTKEFLWQEGHTAHESEDEAWDETMTRLDQYQNLYEDVLAIPVLRGRKPEHDKFPGAHTTTTVEALMPDGKSVQGGTSHYLGQGFAEAYDLTYTDEDEEERVAHTTSWGLSWRALGALIMTHSDDQGLVVPPKIAPEQVVIVPIWNEDNRDEVLEYAEGVADDLEAEDIRVELDDRDERNPGFKFNEWELKGVPVRLEIGPNEVEDREVTVVHRPDGEDTVEDREDIDETVEDHFEDVTDKLYETAEQNLEENVREAYETAEILGTIGQHGGYVKTPWCGDQACEQVIKEEISAEIVMVPMDRDEEPIGDECGVCGDEAEETAYFAKSY; this comes from the coding sequence ATGAGCGACGACGAGCAGGAACTCGGCATCACCGAGCGAAAGGAGTACAACCCCGGCGACTGGTACGCGGAGGTCGTCCAGAAGGCCGAACTCGCCGACTACGCGCCCATGGGCGGGTTCATCGTCACCCGGCCCCGCGGGTACGCCCTTTGGGAGGGCGTGCAGGACCACCTCGACAAGTGGTTCAAGCAGACCGGGGCGCAGAACGCCTACTTCCCCGCGCTCATCCCCGAGAGCTACCTCGAACGCGAGAGCGACATCGTGGAAGGGTTCGACCCCGAGGTGGCGTGGGTGACCCACGGCGGCCACGACGAACTCGAAGAGCGACTCGCGTTCCGGCCCACCAGCGAGTCCATCATCACGCCGTTCATGAGCAACTGGGTCCGGAGCCACCGCGACCTGCCCCTGCGACTGAACCAGTGGTGTAGCGTCATCCGGTGGGAGGCCACCGAGACCAAGCCGTTCTTCCGTACCAAAGAGTTCCTCTGGCAGGAGGGCCACACCGCCCACGAGTCCGAGGACGAGGCGTGGGACGAGACGATGACCCGCCTCGACCAGTACCAGAACCTCTACGAGGACGTGCTGGCCATCCCGGTCCTCCGGGGTCGCAAGCCCGAACACGACAAGTTCCCCGGCGCGCACACCACCACGACCGTCGAGGCGCTGATGCCCGACGGCAAGTCCGTGCAGGGCGGGACCTCCCACTACCTCGGACAGGGCTTCGCGGAGGCCTACGACCTGACCTACACCGACGAGGACGAGGAGGAGCGCGTCGCCCACACCACCTCGTGGGGTCTCTCGTGGCGCGCGCTGGGCGCGCTCATCATGACCCACTCCGACGACCAGGGACTCGTGGTGCCCCCGAAAATCGCGCCCGAGCAGGTCGTCATCGTCCCCATCTGGAACGAGGACAACCGCGACGAAGTGCTGGAGTACGCCGAGGGCGTGGCCGACGACCTCGAAGCCGAGGACATCCGCGTCGAACTCGACGACCGCGACGAGCGCAACCCCGGGTTCAAGTTCAACGAGTGGGAGCTGAAGGGCGTCCCCGTCCGACTCGAAATCGGTCCCAACGAGGTCGAGGACCGCGAGGTCACGGTCGTCCACCGCCCCGACGGCGAGGACACCGTGGAGGACCGCGAGGACATCGACGAGACCGTCGAGGACCACTTCGAGGACGTGACCGACAAACTCTACGAGACCGCCGAACAGAACCTCGAAGAGAACGTCCGCGAGGCCTACGAGACCGCCGAGATTCTGGGCACCATCGGCCAGCACGGCGGCTACGTCAAGACGCCGTGGTGCGGCGACCAAGCCTGCGAGCAGGTCATCAAGGAGGAGATTTCCGCGGAAATCGTGATGGTCCCGATGGACCGCGACGAGGAACCCATCGGCGACGAGTGCGGCGTCTGCGGCGACGAGGCCGAGGAGACGGCCTACTTCGCGAAGTCGTACTGA
- a CDS encoding iron-containing alcohol dehydrogenase family protein produces the protein MLPIADAFEYEYRGCDIVYGRGCAARLGEYLGEHDLDRALVVCGSNVGANDDLMDPIEDGLGDRLAGVYDETTPEKQAESAFEVVDAMREADADVVVGVGGGSSLDVARQASVFAPDGRSLDDLREEARDGEVRPPDSADERPPVVVVPTTFAGADVSSGGSMEVLSAAESPTGQPVSARGSAMPIADFADPALFETTPTGALAGSAMNGFDKGVETPYARDANPVSDATAVHGLRLLSDALPRVVGESSADSAAMDRAVVGTLLVQLERKVSVVHAFGHGFARRYDVQQGAVHAAVVPHVLRYLFGEVDAGRDLLANGLGIDPTDRSDEEVADAVVEAVAELRDALDAPTRLRDLPETREEDLPAIAAFVADDHPMERAPAGLDASAEDVEAVLREAW, from the coding sequence ATGCTTCCGATAGCCGACGCCTTCGAGTACGAGTACCGCGGGTGCGACATCGTCTACGGCCGCGGCTGCGCGGCCCGTCTGGGCGAGTACCTCGGGGAGCACGACCTCGACCGCGCGCTCGTCGTCTGCGGGTCAAACGTCGGGGCCAACGACGACCTCATGGACCCAATCGAGGACGGACTCGGCGACCGACTTGCGGGCGTCTACGACGAGACCACGCCGGAGAAACAGGCCGAGTCGGCGTTCGAGGTCGTAGACGCGATGCGCGAGGCGGACGCGGACGTGGTCGTCGGCGTCGGCGGCGGCAGTAGCCTCGACGTCGCTCGGCAGGCGAGCGTGTTCGCGCCCGACGGTCGCTCGCTCGACGACCTCCGCGAGGAGGCACGCGACGGCGAGGTCCGGCCGCCGGACTCGGCCGACGAGCGACCGCCGGTGGTCGTCGTCCCGACGACGTTCGCGGGCGCGGACGTGTCGAGCGGCGGGTCCATGGAGGTCTTGTCGGCCGCGGAGTCGCCGACGGGCCAACCGGTGAGCGCCCGCGGGTCGGCGATGCCGATAGCCGACTTCGCGGACCCGGCGCTGTTCGAGACCACGCCGACGGGCGCGCTCGCGGGGTCGGCGATGAACGGGTTCGACAAGGGAGTCGAGACGCCGTACGCCCGCGACGCGAACCCCGTCAGCGACGCGACGGCGGTTCACGGACTCCGCCTGCTGAGCGACGCGCTCCCCCGAGTCGTCGGCGAGTCCTCCGCGGACTCTGCGGCGATGGACCGGGCCGTGGTCGGGACGCTGCTCGTCCAACTCGAACGCAAAGTCTCGGTGGTCCACGCCTTCGGTCACGGGTTCGCCCGCCGGTACGACGTCCAGCAGGGCGCGGTCCACGCGGCCGTCGTCCCGCACGTCCTCCGGTATCTCTTCGGCGAGGTGGACGCCGGTCGCGACCTGCTGGCGAACGGACTGGGCATCGACCCGACCGACCGCTCGGACGAGGAGGTGGCCGACGCCGTCGTCGAAGCGGTCGCTGAGTTGCGCGACGCGCTCGACGCGCCGACGCGCCTGCGGGACCTCCCCGAGACCCGGGAGGAAGACCTCCCGGCGATAGCCGCGTTCGTCGCCGACGACCACCCGATGGAGCGCGCGCCCGCCGGACTGGACGCGAGCGCCGAGGACGTGGAGGCGGTCCTCCGCGAGGCTTGGTGA
- a CDS encoding 8-oxo-dGTP diphosphatase yields MQPATLCYLLRPDAEEVLLIRKKRGLGEGKLVGPGGKVEDGETPGECVVREVEEEIGVTPRDPEKVGEFRFVFGEDPRMFVHVFRAEAFDGVPEASPEADPEWYDYDAVPYDEMWEDDRYWLPHLLDGERFAGEFVFDAEGDELREWDVETGVRELDAVRR; encoded by the coding sequence ATGCAACCCGCGACGCTGTGTTACCTCCTGCGGCCCGACGCCGAGGAGGTCCTGCTCATCCGGAAGAAGCGCGGTCTGGGCGAGGGCAAACTGGTCGGTCCCGGCGGGAAGGTCGAAGACGGCGAGACTCCCGGCGAGTGCGTCGTGCGCGAAGTCGAGGAGGAAATCGGCGTGACGCCCCGCGACCCGGAGAAGGTCGGCGAGTTCCGGTTCGTGTTCGGCGAGGACCCCCGGATGTTCGTCCACGTCTTCCGGGCCGAGGCGTTCGACGGCGTGCCCGAGGCGTCCCCGGAGGCCGACCCCGAGTGGTACGACTACGACGCGGTCCCCTACGACGAGATGTGGGAGGACGACCGCTACTGGCTTCCGCACCTGCTCGACGGCGAGCGGTTCGCCGGGGAGTTCGTCTTCGACGCCGAGGGCGACGAACTGCGCGAGTGGGACGTGGAGACCGGCGTGAGGGAACTGGACGCGGTCCGACGGTAG
- a CDS encoding VOC family protein, which translates to MTDADDERARPVGINHVALEVGDVDEALDFYESLFELELRGRGESAAFIDLGDQFLALSETDDPGGPDDHRHFGLVVDDPEAVERRLEAADAERVPSGSLDFRDPWGNRVQVVAYEDVQFTKADHVLRGMGLEGLGKSESARSELAEKGMAPE; encoded by the coding sequence ATGACCGACGCGGACGACGAACGAGCCAGACCGGTCGGCATCAACCACGTGGCGCTCGAAGTCGGCGACGTGGACGAGGCCCTCGACTTCTACGAATCGCTCTTCGAACTCGAACTCCGGGGACGAGGCGAGTCGGCGGCCTTCATCGACCTTGGCGACCAGTTCCTCGCGCTCTCGGAGACCGACGACCCCGGCGGTCCCGACGACCACCGCCACTTCGGTCTCGTCGTGGACGACCCCGAGGCCGTCGAGCGACGACTCGAAGCAGCCGACGCCGAGCGCGTCCCCTCCGGAAGCCTCGACTTCCGTGACCCGTGGGGCAATCGCGTGCAGGTCGTGGCCTACGAGGACGTTCAGTTCACCAAGGCCGACCACGTCCTTCGGGGGATGGGCCTTGAAGGACTCGGGAAGTCCGAGTCCGCGCGCTCGGAACTCGCCGAGAAGGGGATGGCCCCCGA